A window from Sinorhizobium fredii encodes these proteins:
- a CDS encoding L,D-transpeptidase, which translates to MDKNHVTRRMLVLGSLALLATGCSSIVRPIESPIASRTRIEPRYRRQEVAYDGGEAPGTIVVNTEERYLYYVVGGGTAIRYGIGVGEEGRTLKGRARIGRKAEWPSWTPTENMMRRKPHLRQYAGGVSGGLHNPLGASALYLYRGGQDTMFRLHGTNEPWTIGQAVSSGCIRLTNEDIVDLYSRTPVGTTVLII; encoded by the coding sequence ATGGACAAGAACCATGTTACGCGTCGCATGCTCGTATTGGGTAGTCTGGCTTTGCTGGCCACGGGATGCAGTTCGATCGTCCGACCAATCGAGAGCCCAATCGCTTCCAGGACGCGTATCGAGCCGCGCTACCGCAGGCAGGAAGTAGCCTATGACGGAGGCGAGGCACCGGGAACGATCGTCGTCAACACCGAGGAACGTTATCTCTACTACGTCGTGGGCGGCGGCACGGCGATTCGCTACGGCATCGGCGTCGGAGAGGAAGGCCGCACCCTCAAGGGCAGGGCCAGAATCGGCCGAAAGGCGGAGTGGCCCTCCTGGACCCCCACCGAAAACATGATGCGCCGAAAACCCCACCTGCGTCAGTATGCGGGGGGCGTCTCCGGCGGCTTACACAATCCGCTCGGCGCATCCGCCCTCTACCTCTATCGTGGCGGGCAGGACACGATGTTCCGCTTGCACGGCACGAACGAACCGTGGACGATCGGACAGGCAGTGTCGAGCGGTTGCATCCGCTTGACGAACGAAGACATCGTCGATCTTTACAGCCGGACCCCCGTCGGGACCACCGTATTGATCATCTGA